The genomic region ATGCTGGGGTTCCTGGAGCTGTCCCTGGGCAACTACGACGCCGTGCTGGCCGCCGTGGCGCCCATGCTGGAACGCTTCGACCCCGCCACCACCCCGACCGAGCTGCCCGATGCCGTGTTCCTGCCCGATGCCATCGAGGCGCTGGTGCACCTGGAGCGCTACACCGAGGCCGAACCGTTGATCGCGGCCCTGGAGCGCAACGGGCAGCGGGTCGACAGGCCGTGGATGATCGCCGTCGGCGCCCGATCCCGCGCGCTGCTGCTGGCCGCCCAGGGCGACCCGGATGGCGCGTTGGCGGCGGTGCAGCGGGCGATGGCCGCACACGAGGACCTGCCCATGCCGTTCGAACGCGCCCGCACACTGCTGCTGCTCGGCCAGATCGAGCGCCGCCAGCGCAAGAAGGAGTCGGCGTCGGCGCATCTGCAGGAGGCCGTCGACGTCTTCGAGCGACTCGGCACGGTGCGGTGGGCCGACCGGGCCCGCGCCGAGCTGGCCCGCACCAACGTCGGCCCACGCCGCACCGGTGAGCTGACCCCGTCCGAACAGCGCGTCGCCGAGCTCGCCGCGTCCGGGATGAAGAACCGCGACGTCGCCTCCGCGCTGTTCATCAGCCCCAAGACGGTGGAGGCGAACCTGGCCCGCATCTACCGCAAGCTCGGCATCAAGTCACGCGCTGAACTGGGCCGTCACATCGCCCGGCCGACCGAGTCGGAGAGTTAGCGCCAAAACGCATCCCCGCTGCGGCGCAGGGGTTTACCGTCGAGTCGCTCCCCCGTCCCGAGAACAGGAGGACCGGTGCGCACCGACGACGTTCGCCCCGTGACACCGACCGATCCCGATGCCTCGCTGGTCACCGCGGCCCCCTGCCAGCCCGCCGTCGGCGCGGGCTTCGCGGCGCTGGGCCTGGTGTCGCTGCTGGACCTGCCGCGCCGCCGCGACCGCGTGCTCGCGCTGGGCGGTGCCGCGGCGGCGGGCTGGTACCTGATCAGCAGCGGCGGGCTCAGGGCAGCGCGCCGGGGCTGATCTCCTCGAGCATCTCGGTCACCAGCGCCGCGATCGGCGAACGCTCGCTGCGCAGCAGCGTGATGTGCGCGAACAACGGGTGACCCTTGAGCTTCTCGATCACCGCGGCGACACCGTCGTGGCGGCCCACCCGCAGGTTGTCGCGCTGCGCGACGTCGTGGGTGAGCACCACCCGGCTGCCCGCCCCCAGCCGCGACAGCACGGTCAGCAGCACATTGCGCTCCAGCGACTGCGCCTCGTCGACGATGACGAACGAGTCGTGCAGCGACCGGCCCCGGATGTGGGTCAGCGGCAGCACCTCGAGCATGCCGCGGGAGAGCACCTCGTCGAGCACCGCCGGGCTGGCCAGCCCCTCCAGGGTGTCGAACACGGCCTGCGCCCACGGCCCCATCTTGTCGGCCTCACTGCCGGGCAGGTAGCCCAGATCCTGGCCGCCGACGGCGTAGAGCGGGCGGAACACCACGACCTTGCGCTGGGTGCGCCGCTCCAGCACCGCCTCCAGCCCGGCGCACAGCGCCAGCGCCGACTTGCCGGTGCCCGCCTTGCCGCCGAGCGAGACGATGCCGACCGACTCGTCGAGCAGCAGATCCAGCGCCACCCGCTGTTCGGCGGAACGGCCGCGCAGCCCGAACGCCTCCCGGTCGCCGCGCACCAGCTGCACCCGCTTGTCCGGGGTGACCCGGCCCAGCGCATGCGAGCTGCCGGCGAGCAGCCGAACTCCGGTGTGGCACGGCAGATCCCGCGCGGCCTCCAGGTCGATCTCACCCTCGGCGAACAGCCTGTCGACGTCGTCGACGCCGATCTCGAGTTCGGCCATGCCGGTCCAGCCCGAGGTCACCACGTCCTGGGCGTGGTACTCGTCGGCGGTCAGGCCCACCGCGCCGGCCTTGACCCGCAGCGGGATGTCCTTGCTGACCAGCGTCACCTGCTTGCCCTCGGCGGCGAGATTGGCCGCGACGGTGAGGATCCGGGCGTCGTTGCTCTCGTTGCGGAACCCGGCGGGCAGCACCGACGGGTCGCTGTGGTTCAACTCGACATGCAGTGTGCCGCCTTGCGTCCCAACGGGAATCGGCTGATCCAGGCGCCCGTGCTCGAGACGCAGATCGTCGAACATCCGCAGCGCCTGCCGGGCGAACCAGCCGAGCTCGTGATGATGGCGTTTGGCCTCGAGTTCACTGATCACCACCAGCGGGACCACGACCTCGTGCTCGGCAAAGCGCATGCAGGCCCAGGGATCTGACAGCAACACGGAGGTGTCGAGCACGTAAGTGCGAACGGCCTTCTCAGTCACGGAGCGCTCCTCGCGGCCGCGCGGCCCCGCACGAACCTTCGGCGGACACTGCGGCACTGGGACCGGGGCCGGCCCCTCTCGTGATGAGTCGATCGGTGCCGCCCGGACAGCAGAGCATGTCGCTAGCCATCGACAGCGACGCTACTCCCGTCGCGGCGGGTGCGCCGCCTAGGCGCGCCGAAGTCTTTGCCGCCCCGTGTTATATGTCGTGACGCGCAGGTTACGCGGTGATGAACTGGCTTAGCTTGGGCTCGTCGGCCAGCCCCCACGCGACGATCCGGTCGCTGATCACCTTGCGCAGTTCGGCGTCGCCGAAGATGCCCGCCGCAGCCACGTTGGCCACCTTGTCCGCGTACTGCTCGATGTCGCCGCCCACGACGCCCAACTCGGCCGCGCGCCGCGCGATCGCGTCGACGGTCTCGTCCCGGTCGGTCGTCAGCAGGTACCCGACCAGGTTGGCGAAGAACTCCTCGTGACGCTCCTCGTCCTTGGCGATCCGGCCCACCAGGCTCTTGAGCACCGGCTCGGTGATCTTGGCCTCGAGGTTGCGGCAGAACACCGCGTGCGCGCGCTCGAAGTACGCCATGAACACCAGCCGCTCGATCTGGCTGTAGTCGTCGGCGCGGTAGCCCTTCATCACGTGCTTGACGCGGACCTCTTCGTTGGCGTCCGGGTCGATCTCACGGGTGACGATGAGGTAGTTGCGCAGCGCGATCGCGTGCAGCTGCTCCTCGGCGGTCCAGCGGCCGATCCAGCGGCCCCACTTCTCCTCGAGGATGAAGCTGAACACGAACTCGCGGTGGTAGCCGGCGAGGTTGTCCTTGGTGATCAGCAGGATCTCGAGGGCGTCGGTGACGTCCTTGGGCAGGGTGACCTGCGACGGATCCCAGTCCCGCCCGCCGAGGAAGGCGAAGTTCTCCCCCTGCTCGAACGGCACGTAGTCGTGGGCGTACCAGACTTCCTCGGTGTCCAGGTGCCGACGCAGCTCCTGCTGCACGACCGGCTCCAACTCAAGGGTCAGCGCATTGGGGACAGGTTTCTGTGCCATGCGGTAACAGTAACCCAAAGTTGTGGGAATCGTAAAATTCCCGCACCGGCGTGGCTGATCTGTTATTTGCCCTTCGTCACAGCGTCAGACCGGGGTACAGCGGGTTGGCCGCCAGCAGCTCCGAGGCCGCCGCGTGCACCCGCTCGGCGGTGCCGTCGGCCAGCGTGTACTTGGCCTTCGACGTGCCCTGCGGCTGGGTGTTGGACAGCACGTCGACGATCAGCTCGGCCACCCGGTCCAGATCCTCGGGACCGAAGCCGCGGCTGGTCAGCGCCGGGGTGCCCAACCGGATGCCGCTGGTGTACCAGGCGCCGTTCGGGTCGGCCGGGATCGCGTTGCGGTTGGTGACGACGCCGGAGTCCAGCAGCGCCGACTCGGCCTGCCGGCCGGTCAGCCCGAACGAGGTGACGTCGAGCAGCACCAGGTGGTTGTCGGTGCCGCCGGTGACCAGCCGCGCGCCCCGCTTCAGGAAGCCCTCGGCCAGCGCCTTGGCGTTGTCGGCCACCCGCTGCGCGTAGGTGCGGAACGCCGGCTGGCGGGCCTCGGCCAGCGCGACGGCCTTGGCGGCCATCACGTGGGCGAGCGGGCCGCCGAGCACCATCGGGCAGCCCTTGTCCACCGCGTCGGCGTACTCCGGCTGGGCCAGCACCATGCCGCCGCGCGGGCCGCGCAGCGACTTGTGCGTCGTCGTCGTGGTGACGTGCGCGTGCGGCACCGGGTCCTCGTCACCGGTGAACACCTTGCCCGCGACCAGGCCCGCGAAGTGCGCCATGTCGACCATCAGGGTGGCGCCCACCTCGTCGGCGATCTCGCGCATCTTGGCGAAGTTGATCCGGCGCGGATACGCCGAGTAGCCGGCGACCAGGATCAGCGGCTTGAACTCGCGGGCCGCCGCGGCGACGGCGTCGTAGTCGAGCAACCCGGTCTCCGGGTCGGTGCCGTAGCTGCGCTGATAGAACATCTTGCCCGAGATGTTGGGCCGGAAGCCGTGGGTGAGGTGACCGCCGGCGTCCAGCGACATGCCCAGCAGCCGCTGGTTGCCGAGCTTGTTGCGCAGCTTCTCCCAGTCCTCCTCGGACAGGTCGTTGACGTGCTTGGCGCCCTGGGCGGCCAGCTCCGGCTCCTGCACACGGGTGGCCAGGATGGCCCAGAACGCGACCAGGTTGGCGTCGATACCGGAGTGCGGCTGCGCGTAGGCGTACGGCGCGCCGAACAGTTCGCGGGCGTGCTCGGCGGCCAGCGCCTCGACGGTGTCGACGTTCTGGCAGCCGGCGTAGAAGCGGTGCCCGACCGTGCCCTCGGCGTACTTGTCGGAGAACCAGCTGCCCATCGTCAGCAGCACCGCCGGCGAGGCGTAGTTCTCGCTGGCGATCAGCTTGAGCGAATCACGCTGGTCGGCAAGCTCCTTGCGGGTCGCCGCGGCAACCCGCGGCTCGACCTGCTCGATGACCTCCAGCGCGGCCCGGTAGGCGGCACTCGCGGTCTCGGCGTACTCGGCGCCCGGAGCGGCAGAAGTGGAGGTCACGGGGTCTGCAGTCATGGGGTTCAGCCTAATCGCCCTCACTTCGGCCGCCGAGTGTGGGATTAACGCACGCCAACGGCCCCGGAGGCGTGCGGGTAACCCACGTTCGGCAGGGGGTCAGGCGGCGCGCAGCGACGACGGGATCAGCGGCTCGTCGAGCAGCGTGGTGAACCGCTGGGTGAGGTTGACGCCGTCCGGGCGGGCGTCCAGCCATTCGCGCAGCAACCGGTACCCCTCGACATAGGTGCTGGTGTAGGCCCGCCACAGCGGCGAGGACAGAAACCGCAGCATCTGGCGGGCCCGCTCGTCGTTGACCAGCAGCCAGCGCTTGAGGAACTCGACCACCTCGTCGACGTCGCGGTGCTCGTCGTGCAGCATCAGCGCCGCGTCTTGGCGCACGTCGGCCAGCGCGGCCGTCGCCTCCGAGACCGCCTGCGCCCGCTCGCCGTCGAACCGCAGCCCCAGGTCGGCGTAGATCTCGGCGGCCCAGCTCCCCCACTCCGGGCCGATCGCGGCGTACAGCGCCAGGTCGGCCAGCCCCTCGGCCATCAGGCACTGCGGCGTGTTGACCAGGAAGATCGTCTGCTCGGCCTGTCCGCGGCGCTCGACCAGACCCGCCTCCTTGCGGCAGTGCTCGGTGTGGTGGCCCGGATAGGACTCGTGGGCGACCAACCGCGGCAGGTTCGACATCTGCTGTTTGAGGTCGGCGTTGACCGCCACCGTCGAGGTGTAGTTACCCAGGTAGTAGTTGAACCCCGACCACGGCTTGTCGGTCACCACCTCGTAGGTGATGGTCTCGGTGTCGGGCAACGGGTACTCCGCGCGCACCCGGTCGCGCAGCGCGCTGGAGAACGCGTGGATGGCCTCCTCCAGGCGGGCGGGCGGGATCTCCTCGGCCGCGCGGTAGGCCTGCATCCGTTCGGCCAGCGGCCCCGAGCCGTCGAGCACCTCGTCGAGCCGGCGGTGCGCCTCCCGGTACCGCTCCGGGTCGCCCTTGCTGATGTGCACGTCGAAGTAGGCCGCCACCTCGTCGACGAAACCGACGTCCTCACCGGCGAACTTGCGGCCCGCGCAGGCCAGCGCGCGCAGGTGCGCGGCGATGTAGTCGGCGCGCTCGGGCTCCAGTCCGGCCGACGGGACCTCGGCGGCCAAACGCTCGGCCTGGCGGGCCAGATCGGCGGGGTCGGGCCGCGGTTCGGCGGCCACCAGCTGCCGCAGCGCGGGATCGCCGGTGAACGAGTCGACGTAACCCTCCTCGATGCGGTCGAAGCGCAGACCGAGCAGCAGGTACTCCCGAACCAACGAAACCGAGGTGCTGGCGTTCATGCCGTCAACGGTAGATGCAACACTGGGCGCATGGCGCGGCTGAGCGAACCCAGCCCATACGTGGAGTTCGACCGGAGTCAGTGGCGGAATCTGCGCATGTCGACGCCGCTGAAGCTGACCGAGGAAGAGCTGCAGAAGCTTCGGGGTATCGGCGAGAAGATCGACCTGCTGGAGGTCGAGGAGGTCTACCTCCCGCTAGCCCGGCTGATCCATCTGCAGGTCGCCGCACGGCAGCGGTTGTTCTCGGCGACGGCGGAGTTCCTCGGTGAGCCGCAACAGAACCCGGATCGGCCGGTGCCGTTCATCATCGGGGTCGCGGGCAGTGTCGCGGTCGGGAAGTCGACCACCGCGCGCGTGCTGCAGGCGCTGCTGGCCCGCTGGGAGCATCACCCGCGGGTCGACCTGGTCACCACCGACGGCTTCCTGTACCCCAACGCCGAGCTGGTTCGACGAAACCTCATCGGCCGTAAGGGCTTTCCCGAAAGCTACGACCGGCGGGCGCTGATGCGGTTCGTCACCGCGGTGAAGTCGGGGGCCGACAAGGCGTGCGCGCCGGTGTACTCACATCTGCTCTACGACATCGTGCCCGGCGAGAAGCAGATCGTGCGGCACCCCGACATCCTGATCCTGGAGGGCCTCAACGTCCTGCAGACCGGTCCGACGCTGATGGTGTCGGACCTGTTCGACTTCTCGGTGTACGTCGACGCGCGCATCGAGGACATCGAGCGGTGGTACATCGACCGGTTCCTGGATCTGCGCTCGACGGCGTTCGCCGACCCGCAGTCGCACTTCCACCACTACGCGACGCTGACCGACGAGCAGGCGGTCTTCGCCGCCCGCGACATCTGGAACTCGATCAACCGGCCCAACCTGATCGAGAACATTCTGCCGACCCGGCCGCGCGCGACGCTGGTGCTGCGCAAGGACGCCGACCACTCCATCAACCGACTGCGGCTACGCAAGCTGTAGACGACCGAGCTGTCGGGGTTACGGAGCCCCGGTGAGCGGGTTGACCCGCAGGATCGGCAGCGGGAACTCGAACTCCGGCTCGCCGCCCTCGGGGTCCTCGTAGAGACCGATGGTGTAGACGCCGGGCCCGTACGCGGTCATCGGCAGGTGGTGGGCGAAGACGCGGAACTTCAGCGGCACACCGGGATTGTCGGGCCACTCCCAGGCGAACTCGAGCAGACCGACCCGCTCCCCCTCCGGGGACTTCGCGATGATGTAGCGATGCGGTTGGTACTCGGTGCCGCCGCTGGCGTACACCGACAGCACCAGGGGAACCGTCATCTGGATCGGGAAGCTCGCGACCTGGCAGCTGGTCATCGGAAAACCGTCGGCACTGACACCGCCCGACTCCAACAGCCGTGCGTTCTGTGCCGCAGCAAACGCGGTGACCTGCATGTGCATTGCCCCTTCGAGTCGTCATCCGGCCGGTGCGGGTACCGGCACGCGTAGGTGATCGGACCCGCCGCCCGGCGGGTTCGACTCGTCGCACCTTAGCGGGATCGGACGCGTAAACACCGCTTTCCGGGGAGTTTCGTGGACTGTCGAGGCAAATTCGTGTCGTAGCCGTCAATTCAGGACGGGCCGGGGCGCCCGGCGGCAGCCCCGGCCCCGAACGGCACCGGTCAACGGGTCAGCCGGCGCCAGCCCTGGTACTGCAGTTCGGCGAACGCCAGCGTGTATACGCCGGTCGCCAGGACCGCCACCACGCCGATCGTGGTCAGCGCGAAGACCCCCGACAGCACCAGCGCCACGGCGCCGACGGTGTAGACGGCGTTGGCGATGATCACCGCCAGGCCGGCGCGCCTGAGATCCGCCAGCGCGGCCAGCGCCAGCACGATCACCCCGTACACGATGAAGAACGCCGACATCGCGTACTCGAAACCGACAGTGGTGCCGGACATCTCGGCCATCCAGCGGGCCAACGGCAGGCCGGCGATCCCGGCCAGACCGGTCAGCACCGCGTCGGCCCGCATCGCGAAGCGCAGCAGCGAGTCGGTGGCCTCGTTGAGCTTGGGCAGGGACAGTGCGGTCATCGGACTTTCCTCTCTTCTCGGGGGTTTCCCGGTTTTCTGGGGTTTGGGGAGGGCTTGGGACCGTTCCGGAGCCGACGCCGCAACCTCGAGACGACGGCGGCTCCGGACCGGTCATGAAGGGGCCGCGTCGAGACGACGCACCCCGCGGTACTGGAGGGCGGCCAGGCCCAGGGTGAGCGCGGCGAAGGTGAGCACCTCGACGGCGCCGAACTCGGTCAGCGACAGCCAGCCGGCGGCCACCACGACCACCGCCCCGAGGGCGAAGGCGACGTTGCCCGCGAGCACCGCCACCCCGACGCGCCGCACCTGCGGCACCCCGGCGCACAGGTACAGCGCGCTGCCGTAGCCGACCAGCGCGACGCCGGCGATCCACTCGGCGGTGGTCGACAGTCCGGACGCCCGGCCGAGCGGATCGGCGGCGGTGGCGATCAGCAGGCCCACCGCCGCGCACAGGGTGACGTCGGCGCGGAGGGCGAACCGCAGCAGCGAGTCGGTCGGGCCGGTGCGGGTGGCGCTCATGGCGTGGCTCATGGGTCTGACCCTGCGGATCAGCCGCTGCCAGGTGTACGCCAGACGCTGCCAACCACTGCCAACCGCAGGTCAGCGGGGTTTTGTCAACCCTGCGAGCGCCGGTGGGATCAGTCGCGGGTGGCCACCAGGCTGCCGCGCAGATCGGCGGCGATCACCCGCGCCGCGGCGTTCTGCCAGTTGTGCAGCGAGCGCTGCGGCACCTCGGTGACGAACCACTGCCACGCCTGGCGGGCGACCGGGTCGAGTCCGGCGGCGGTGGCGTTCTGGGCGTAGGCCCGCACCCCGACGACGTACGGGAAGTACAGCGAGTTGTAGTGCCGCCACTCCTCCGTCGTGCCGAAGTCACGGCCGTCGCGGGGCTTGAGCGCGGCGATCCGCTCGGCCAGCAGCGCCTTGAGCTCGTTGGCCCGCTCCAGCGGATGATCGGGGGCGCCGCGGGCGGCCAACCGTTCGTCGATGATCGGCAGCCGGGTCAGCGGGCTGGCCACCAGCTTCGGCAGATCGCCGTAGTGGCCGAGCGCGCGGCGGGTGAGCCGGGCGAAGGTCTCCTCGTCGACGTCGTCGAGTGGGTTGTCCCTGCGCAGCGGTAGCGCCGCCTCGGTGCTGCGCAGCGCGGCGCGGTCGGCGCGCAGCGCAGGCGAGTGCGAGAACGCCAGCCGGTCCAGCAGCCCGGCCAGCGGGTCGGCCAGCACGTTGATCGCGATCGCCACCCCCAGGCTGGTGAACAGCAGCGCCGTCAGCCCGGTGCGCACCGGCCCGTCGGCGCCGGTCACGGCCAGCACGACCAGCGCCTGCCCGCCGAACAGCACCGCCACCACCGCCGTCGCCACGAACGAGCGCAGCATGTCGGCGCGCAGCGCCTGCCCCTCGTCGAACGCATCCCCGATCGCCACCGCGACGCCCAGCAGCGCCACGTCGAACCCGGTGGACGCCAGCGCCAACCAACTCGGCACCAGCCCCAGCGGGATGACCAGGATCGCGTTGCCCAGCGCGAAGAACAGCGTCGCGACGATCACGAATCCCACCACCGGCCGGGGCTGGGCCCGGCGCACCACCGCGTGCACCATCGCCCCCAGCGACGACGCCGAGATCGCGGCGAACATCACCCAGTGCCCCGCCCGCAGCGGCCCGTCGACACTGCCTGCCAGTGCGGCCCCGGCGAACGCCACCGCGGCGACGACGGCCACCAGGCCGAGTTCACCGGCGCGGCTGCGCCAGGTGTCGCGGGGGTGGGACAGCTCGAGAAGCACCGCGAACCACGCGATTCCGGGCACGGTGACCAGGTACACCTCGACACGGCCGAGCCCGTCTGCGCCGCCGACGGTGCGCACCGCGTCCAGCGCGACCACGGCGGCGAAACTGGTCAGGCCGATCGCCGCCAGCACCAACACGGGTTTACGCGGATCGCGCGCCAGCAGGTACAGCCCCAGCCACCAGCTGAGGGCGAAGACGACCGCGGACAGCGCAGCCATGCTCTCAGTGTGTCATCACCGGCGCGTCACTGACCGAAGCGCCGGTGCCGGGCGGTGTAGTCGCGCAGCGCGCGCAGGAAGTCGACGCGGCGGAACGCCGGCCAGTACGCCTCGGTGAACCACATCTCCGAGTAGGCGCTCTGCCACAGCAGGAATCCCGACAGCCGCTGCTCCCCCGAGGTCCGGATCACCAGGTCGGGGTCGGGTTGGCCGGAGGTGTAGAGGTTCTCGGAGATCGCGTCGACGGTGACCGCCTCGATCAGCTGTTCGCCGGTCTTGCCGTTGGCGATCTCCTTGGCCAGCAGCTGGCGCACCGCGTTGACGATCTCCTGACGGCCGCCGTAGCCGACGGCCAGGTTGACGTGGAAGGACCCGGGGGCCGCGTCGGCGGACTCCACGGCCTCGCGCACCCGGCGCGCGGGCTCCTGGCCGAGCAGCTCCAGATCACCGACGGTGCGCACGCTCCAGTGGTTGGACGGCGCGCAGATCTCCTCGACGACGTCGGTGATGATGTCGATCAGCGGGTTGAGCTCGTCGGGGTCACGCTGCAGGTTCTCGGTGGACAGCAGGTAGACGGTGGCCATCTCGATGCCGGCGTCCTGGCACCAGCGCA from Mycolicibacterium phlei harbors:
- a CDS encoding PhoH family protein codes for the protein MTEKAVRTYVLDTSVLLSDPWACMRFAEHEVVVPLVVISELEAKRHHHELGWFARQALRMFDDLRLEHGRLDQPIPVGTQGGTLHVELNHSDPSVLPAGFRNESNDARILTVAANLAAEGKQVTLVSKDIPLRVKAGAVGLTADEYHAQDVVTSGWTGMAELEIGVDDVDRLFAEGEIDLEAARDLPCHTGVRLLAGSSHALGRVTPDKRVQLVRGDREAFGLRGRSAEQRVALDLLLDESVGIVSLGGKAGTGKSALALCAGLEAVLERRTQRKVVVFRPLYAVGGQDLGYLPGSEADKMGPWAQAVFDTLEGLASPAVLDEVLSRGMLEVLPLTHIRGRSLHDSFVIVDEAQSLERNVLLTVLSRLGAGSRVVLTHDVAQRDNLRVGRHDGVAAVIEKLKGHPLFAHITLLRSERSPIAALVTEMLEEISPGALP
- a CDS encoding acyl-ACP desaturase, which produces MAQKPVPNALTLELEPVVQQELRRHLDTEEVWYAHDYVPFEQGENFAFLGGRDWDPSQVTLPKDVTDALEILLITKDNLAGYHREFVFSFILEEKWGRWIGRWTAEEQLHAIALRNYLIVTREIDPDANEEVRVKHVMKGYRADDYSQIERLVFMAYFERAHAVFCRNLEAKITEPVLKSLVGRIAKDEERHEEFFANLVGYLLTTDRDETVDAIARRAAELGVVGGDIEQYADKVANVAAAGIFGDAELRKVISDRIVAWGLADEPKLSQFITA
- a CDS encoding glycine hydroxymethyltransferase, translating into MTADPVTSTSAAPGAEYAETASAAYRAALEVIEQVEPRVAAATRKELADQRDSLKLIASENYASPAVLLTMGSWFSDKYAEGTVGHRFYAGCQNVDTVEALAAEHARELFGAPYAYAQPHSGIDANLVAFWAILATRVQEPELAAQGAKHVNDLSEEDWEKLRNKLGNQRLLGMSLDAGGHLTHGFRPNISGKMFYQRSYGTDPETGLLDYDAVAAAAREFKPLILVAGYSAYPRRINFAKMREIADEVGATLMVDMAHFAGLVAGKVFTGDEDPVPHAHVTTTTTHKSLRGPRGGMVLAQPEYADAVDKGCPMVLGGPLAHVMAAKAVALAEARQPAFRTYAQRVADNAKALAEGFLKRGARLVTGGTDNHLVLLDVTSFGLTGRQAESALLDSGVVTNRNAIPADPNGAWYTSGIRLGTPALTSRGFGPEDLDRVAELIVDVLSNTQPQGTSKAKYTLADGTAERVHAAASELLAANPLYPGLTL
- the coaA gene encoding type I pantothenate kinase, with amino-acid sequence MARLSEPSPYVEFDRSQWRNLRMSTPLKLTEEELQKLRGIGEKIDLLEVEEVYLPLARLIHLQVAARQRLFSATAEFLGEPQQNPDRPVPFIIGVAGSVAVGKSTTARVLQALLARWEHHPRVDLVTTDGFLYPNAELVRRNLIGRKGFPESYDRRALMRFVTAVKSGADKACAPVYSHLLYDIVPGEKQIVRHPDILILEGLNVLQTGPTLMVSDLFDFSVYVDARIEDIERWYIDRFLDLRSTAFADPQSHFHHYATLTDEQAVFAARDIWNSINRPNLIENILPTRPRATLVLRKDADHSINRLRLRKL
- a CDS encoding (2Z,6E)-farnesyl diphosphate synthase → MELIPPRLKEPAYRLYEMRLRQELAHSKSQLPRHIAVLCDGNRRWARDLGHDDVSYGYRAGARKIAEMLRWCQDAGIEMATVYLLSTENLQRDPDELNPLIDIITDVVEEICAPSNHWSVRTVGDLELLGQEPARRVREAVESADAAPGSFHVNLAVGYGGRQEIVNAVRQLLAKEIANGKTGEQLIEAVTVDAISENLYTSGQPDPDLVIRTSGEQRLSGFLLWQSAYSEMWFTEAYWPAFRRVDFLRALRDYTARHRRFGQ